The Candidatus Brocadiaceae bacterium genome includes the window CGTTCTGAAGAAGGGCTTGCGTACTCTGCATTCAGCGCGTTTCAAACATCGAGAGACATTGGCATATTCTATGTGTCGTGTCAGACGAAATTGCAATCAACCAACCGTGCCATTGCAATAGCGCTGGAAGAAATGGAGAAAATGCGGACGGCACCCGTTTCCGAGGAAGATTTATTACTGGCAAAAGAAACGTATGTAAACCAGTTCATTTTTCAGTTTACCACCAGCGCTAGCATTGTGGGACAGAAGGTAGATATAGAGTATAAAGGGTTACCGTTAAACTATCTGGAGACCTATGTGGAAAATGTGAAAGCGGTAACGTTAAAAGATGTTGAGGATGTCGCAAAAAAGTATCTGCATCCGGACAAAATTAAAATTCTGGTGGTTGGTGATAAGGAAAAATTTGATAAACCACTCGATACTTTCGGGAAGGTTATTGTCCTCGGCCTGGATTAATTTTCCCGTCGCAGAGAACAAGCAAGAGGTTGAAAACATTTGAAAGAGAATACGTTTTGATGGAAATAAAAACCGTTGTGATGAATATCCCTGAAGGGGCCAATATCATTATTGGTCAGACACATTTTATTAAAACGGTGGAGGACCTTTATGAGGTCATGGTGAGTACGGTGCCAGGAATCACGTTTGGCATCGCGTTTTGCGAGGCCTCTGGCCCGCTTCTCGTAAGGGTGGAGGGGAATGATGATCATTTCAGGGAGGTTGCGACGCAGAATGCCTGTGCTATTGCGGCAGGTCATATCTTCGTTGTGCTTCTCAAAAATGCCTTTCCCATCAATGTGTTAAACGCTATCAAGGCTTGTTCTGAGGTGTGCAGCATCTTTTGTGCCACAGCCAACCCTGTCCAGGCGATTGTGGCGGAGACGGAACAGGGAAGAGGGATAATGGGCGTTATTGATGGGTTTAGCCCAAAGGGCGTTGAAACGGAAAATGATGTACAGGCTCGCAAGGAGCTTCTTCGTAAAATTGGTTATAAACGATAAGGTTGCGAATTCATGGTGGTCAATTACCAGACAAAGATAGTGTTTTGCGGATATAAGGAGCTTTACAAGGGACCATATCATGAAGAGAATTGTTGAATGTGTTCCGAATTTCAGCGAAGGACGAGATACCGGGAAGATAGGCAGGATTGCCGGAGAAATTGAAAAGGTTCGTGAAGTGAAATTGCTGAATGTAGAGTCAGATGTTGACTACAATCGCACCGTTATTACCTTTGGAGGAGACCCTGAAGCGGTAAAAGAGGCAGCTTTCTCTGCCATTGAAATGGCTGCGGAGGTTATTGATATGTCTCTCCAGAAAGGCGCGCATCCACGTATTGGCGCCACGGATGTCTGTCCTTTTATTCCTGTGTTACAGGTTTCCATGGAAGAATGTGTCCGTCTCGCGCGTTCACTGGGGAAAGAGGTTGGCGAGCGGCTGGGTATTCCTGTTTATCTATACGGAGATGCGGCGATTTTCCCGGAACGATACCTGCTGTCGGATATCAGGAAAGGAGAATACGAATCACTGCCGGAAAAATTAAAAGACAAACGCTGGCAACCTGATTATGGCCCTATGGAATATAACAGCCACATCAAGAGAACGGGAGCTACAGTAATTGGCACAAGGAACATTTTAATTGCTTACAACATAAATCTGGGCACGGAAGATGTTACAATAGCCAGGAAGATTGCCGAAGCAGTGAGAACCTCCGGAACTGTAAAAACGAACGAAAAAGGTGAAAAAAAATGCATTCCCGGAAAACTGAAAGAAGTGCAGGCTATGGGTGTGTACTTAAAAGAAGAACATATAGTCCAGGTATCAATGAATTTACTCGATTTCGAGGAGACTCCTCCTCATGTTGCTTTTGAAGAGGTAAAGAGGCAAGCCCTGTTTTTTGGTGTTGAAGTTACCGGGAGCGAAGTAATAGGGCTCATACCCAAAGAAGCGTTGCTTCAGGCAGGGCAATTTTATTCCGGAGATCAATCCGAAGAAAAACTGATTCAGACAGCGATAGAGAAATTGGGCTTGCACCAATTAAACAGATTTATTCCGGAGAAAAAAATAATCGAATATATGCTGAAGTAGTAGAGTGAAATCCAAAAAATATTTTCAATGCAGAGAAAAAAAATATACATGGTTTCCTGTGAAAAACGATTTTTTGTGATATAATACGCGAACGGAGAGGGGTTGAGAGAAATTTATGGGGTTAAACGTCCCTCAAGGTATAAAATGTATGTATTGATATCATAAATTTATATATTTTTTGACACTCTCAACACCTCTCCCTGAGTACCTTCCGAAGATAATAGTATCAGATGATGTTTCTCTTCTTTCCTGGCACAGGGTAAGACGGATATTCAGGGTAAATAGTATTTCTGGTATTTTGACAAAGCGCATACCTGGCCAAAAGAACCACGACTGTTGCCGTTAAAGTTGTTTCCTTGACACATCGGCTCCCGGTGCGCGTTTTTGTTTTGAAACGGGATTCTTGCTTTTCCAAAAATTTTTTACCAGCCAGAGCAGTGTCGTAGTAAGTATTTTCAAAATTATTTCCGGTTTTGCCATGCTCATCAGTATCTCTCTATATGATCCTTTTCCTGACACGCTGTCGAATAAAGCCTTTTTGCATGTAGGATGTATTTTTGCAAGCTGCAAAAGCGGAGCTAAAAATCCGTAAAATGCCCCCCAGATTACAAACCTTCTTACTACTCTTGCATAGGGTAGATCCTTTATAACATCCTGAAAATTCTTTATATAACTTCTGAATGAATCCTTGGAGATACCAATTTCCATCATGGTCTCTGCCGCCTTAATACCCATCAGACACGCCGCATTTACTCCCTTGCCTTTAAACGGGCGTATAAGTCCGGCAGCATCTCCAATGGTGACATACCTGTTTCCGTAAAGGTTTTTCGCTGGTTTTATCGGGAAAGAACCCCGGTGATACTCGAGCTGATTGCTGTGTTCACTGAAATTTTCAGGAAGTATATCAAGTACTTCTGGAAGATGCAGGAATGTATTCATCGATCTTGAGGAAATGTTCTCCCCTGCAATGTTGATGGTATAATGATCTCCCTTCGGAGTTATAGCGCCAAATTCTATTTCTTTGAGAGCGGGCAAAAAGGCATGAATAAACCCATCCGTATTTTCCAGGTCATGAAGCAATCCCTTCGGGTGAAACTTCGTAATTATAGACAACAGATATTTTGGTGATTTATACGAAGTTTCACTTTCAAATATCCTGCTTGTTCCTTCCTCCACGCCAAAAGCCCCTATAACAACGTCTGCGTTGACATGCCTTGATTCGCTATACACGGTAACCGCATGTTCACTGATTTCAACGTCGGTTACTTTACTTTGAATAACAGTTGCTCCGCTTTCCCTTGCCTTTTGCAGGAGGTATTCGTCAAACTTGATACGACGTAGCGCAAAAGAGACTTCCCCCTCTCCATCAAGCCTAATGACCTGGTTGCCGGCGTGAAGGTAATAGCCTGGTATCTCCCTTTTCACAAGATGCCAGGGAAAAGGTATTCCCAGTTTATCCTCAATAATTTGTTCTATGGGTTGTGAAAGCACTCCGGCACACGCGTTGCGTTCTATGCCGCCCCCAAAGTTTTTCATTTCGTAAACAATAACTTTCAGATCGATGTTTCTCTTTTTTGCAAGATTTTTAAGGGAGATGGCACAACTGGATCCTGCCGGGCCGCCGCCAATAATAACCACGGTTTGCCCATTTTCGAGCGGGCCGAGTTTTGATTTTTCCAGAAAGACTTTTTTTTGTTTTTCACGTTTGCGGCTTTCAAAAGAATTGTACCATCGCTTTATATAAGCTAAAAATAAATAGGGAAACAAAATCAAATGCAGGCGTATGTTTATAACATGGAAAAAAATTTCCTTGTACCTGGCGTCACCCGTTATCATATCCCACAAGATACGTTTAATTTCCCTTGATTCCCAGGAATTCGGTCTTTTTGCAAGAAGAGCAAGTTGCACGTTAACCAGTTGTTTTCTGGAGGTTATATAGTCATGAAGGTAAAATATAATATTACCAAAAAAGTTATCCCGAGCAATACGTTTTAAAGCGGGTTTATAATATCCCTGTTTGAAGGCTCTGTCTGAAATACCTCTCTCGAATATCGTGTTGGCTGCAAGCCTCGCCGTGTCAAAGGCAGATTCAATGCCGTTTTTATAGGAGCGAGAGATGCTTGCATCTCCCAATATCACCAACCTATTTGCATAGGGACGCCGTGCATGGGAAATTGTAATTTTTGGAAAGCAGATACAGAGGTTCTCTGGTAGTGTCCATCCGTCCGGCAAAAGTTCTCGAATTCTGGGGTGTTTCATAAATGCTGTCAGATGGGCCCTTGTAATATCCGTATTTCCGACAAGCGACACAGTAATATATTCTCCTTTTGGTATAAAGGCAGCAAATTTGATTGGTTTGATTCCTAACGCAAATACATAAATCGTATTTCGAAAGCGTTTGTGGATATAGGCGTGTCCCAGAGGCAATTCCGCGTTGCATGTACGGACGGATCTTGGTTCTCTGTATCCAAATTCCTTGCCCACAATCCTCTTCACAAGAGGAGAATTAATTCCAAAAGCGCCAACCACAAGATCTACGGAGATGCTTTTTTTAATGCCGTATTCTCGGTAATGGATGTTGACCAATTCGTGTGGGTTTTTCGGTAATTCGATTTCCTCTGCAACCGCAGAAAAAACTCTTACACCCTGAGAAGCTGCCTGTTTTAAAAGAAAATCATCGAAACTGATATCCGGTGTCAGTTCGGAAAGACGAGGGCCATTTCCGCGAAATACCGTTACAATTTTCGGTTTATGTCCTTGCTTTGGGTGATGCAACGGGATGCCGTATTCCTGTGCTTGAAAATAATAGCCATCAATTTCATGTTGCACATGAGCTTTGGAAAGAAAAATTCCCTCTTTCTCCATTTTATTCAGGAGGTTTTCAGATAAAATTCCTGCACACATTTTACACCCAGCAGGACCTTTCTGAATAAAATCCTTGCCACAAAAGATGTTTATAATTACTTTGCGTTTGTGTTTCTTTGCAAGTCTTGCCGCAAAATGGGCAAAAAAACTCCCTGCCGGCCCGCCCCCTATGACAGCAATATTTGAATAATCTTTCAGGAAAATATTATTTTGCATAACCCTTTTCTACATATTTCCTTCATATAAATACTTACTTCTAAATAGTATTCTGGACTATTTTTGCCCATCCATGGCTGAATGAAGTATCCATGAACGTATCCAATGTAACAGAGTATTGAATAATGTCACCTGTTCATAGTATCACGTTTTTCCTTACCGTACCAAAAGAACAACAAATAAAATAACTATTTTTAATAAATTTACAGAAAATGTATGGTAAAATATACATTTTAATGCTTCTTGTTAAAAAGTACAATTTTTATTGAATCAGGAAGGAAAAATTTATACCTGAGGTATGATCATGGAAGAACAGATCGAATCCGGCAAGGATTTAATTATCAGCGAAGAAGAACGCCAGCGCCGTAAAGCCTACTTGAATTTCGTTGACGGTGATGTGATGCTATTGAAAGAGTTGAACGGCCTTATACATCAGCATGCCGATGATATCGTGAACCAATTTTATAACCATCTCCTGATATTTCCTGAAACGAGGGCTTTTTTAGCAGGTGAAGAAATAATTAAGAAGGTCAAACGAACACAAAAGGAATATCTCCTTATGCTCACAGCAGGGGAGTATGACGAGAAATATTTTGATCATCGAATAAATGTCGGGAAGGTGCATGACCGCATTCAACTTTACCCCAAATGGTATATAGGAGCATATTCTCTCTATCACCGCCTCCTTTTCTCACTCATTATCGATACTTACAAAGAACAGCCAGAAAAATTAAAGGACTATATCGTGGTTCTTGATAAGATTACTAATCTGGACATGCAACTGACCATGGACACTTATATTCACAGTTACCATGCGGCGCTTCAGGAAAAGGTACGACTTACTGAAATACAAAACGAAAGAGTGATAGCTGCTAACATGGCTAAGAGTGAATTCCTGGCAAATATGTCACACGAACTGCGCACTCCGCTAAACGCAATTATTGGATTCTCCGAGGTCCTTCGGGATAAGTTATGTGGTGAATTGAATGATGAACAATTGGATTTTGTCATGGATATTTACAGTAGCGGTAAACATCTGCTTCAGATGATAAATGAGATACTGGATCTCGCGAAGGTTGAATCGGGCAAATTGGAATTACACTGTGAAGAGTTTGCTATTGGTGACACGATAGATGCCGTCCTGGTAACTTTAACAAGCCTTATAAGTAAGAAAAAACTATCTTTGAAAAAAAATATCCATAATTTTTCAGAAAAACTGTTCGCGGATATTGTTAAGTTTAAACAGGTCCTGTACAACCTGCTTTCAAATGCCATTAAATTTACTCCGGAAGGAGGAAAAATTAGCATCCACACAAAATTGTTCACTGACAAAGAGAGAGGGGATTTCCTGGAGGTTGCAGTTGCTGATACCGGTATCGGAATAGCACAGGAAGATTTCCCCAATGTTTTTGTAGAATTTAAACAGATCGACAGCTCTTACTCACGCAAATGAAGGGACAGACTGGAGCACAACATGACAAAAACTGGTTGAAATGCATAAGGGGACGATATGGCTTGAGTACAGTTGGACAGGGAACAACCTTCGGTTTACGATGCACCGACAAGACCAATTGAACAAAGAAAAAATGGAAAGGAAGAGGTGCTTTCCGTAGAAAAAGGGAAAGGGCAGGAAACCATCCTGGTGGTAGAAGATGACCGGAAAACCAGTGAATTAATTTGCCTTTTTCTCAACAAGTCAGGATATAAAACCATAACTGCCTTTGATGGCGAAGAGGCATTGCAGAAGGCAAGGGTAGAGAAACCATTTGCTATAACACTGGATGTAATGCTTCCCAAAAAAGATGGCTGGGAAGTGCTGAAAGAGCTGAAAGAGGATTCAGAGGTCAAAGATATACCGGTACTCGTGATATCAGCCGTTGATAACACGGATATTGGTTTCGGGTTAGGCGCTGCGGATTATATCTGTAAACCAATAAGCAGAAGTGAATTATTATCGAAATTAACTTCCTGCGGGATACCTCCCCTTATGAATGAAAATCACACGAAGGTGTTGATTATCGCGAATGAACCTGATCAGTTCGAATCGTTTGGCTCTCCATTAGTCTCAGAAGGATACGAGGTTATAAAGGCTTACGGAGGAAAGGAAGGAATCGACAAGGTAAGTCTTTGCAAGCCGGACATTATCCTTTTAGATTTGATGGCGAAGGAGGTTAACGGATTTGAAGTGATTGATAAGCTGAAAACTTCTTCAGAAACGTGTTCAATCCCCATAATCGTGATTACTGATATGGAGTTAACATCGGAAGACAAGAAAAAACTGAATCACGATGTCTCGCTTATTGTCGAAAAGAACAAATATTCCATGGAACGCTTCCTGAATGATATTACGGCCTTGAAAAGACAATGAATACTTTCCATGGAATTATTCGGCAGACAAACGGTGTTTGTTGTATGCGGCAGCATGTGTATGCTTTTCTTTCTGTGTCTGCAATTTTCTCTTTTTATGGAGGATGCAAAAACGTATTTTAGCTCGTAATATTTTAGAAAGGAACAAAGATGAATATATTCAAGCGGAACATGGTGTTTTTATTTTCTTCGTTTCTCTCTGTAGCGCTTTTTTTCTCTGTGTCTCAGGTCTTCTCCCAGCAAAATATTTCTGATTTTACTTCAGAAGAAATCCTGGTAAAATTCACGCATGGTACGAGGTCTCAGGATAAAGAGGCCATAAACAATCAGATAGGGGCAAAGATTCTCAATCATATGAAGCTTATTGATGTATATCATCTGAAATTGCCTTCAGAAGTAACGGTTGAAAGCGCCCTTTCACGATATCGCAAACATCCGCTTGTAGAACATGCAGAACCAAATTACCTTCAACGTATTGTTCAGACAATTCCGAATGATTCCAGTCTTGATCAGTTATGGGGGTTAAATAATACTGGTCAAACAGGGGGTATTCATGATGCGGACATAGATGCCTTCGAGGCGTGGGATGTTGCAACGGGGGATTCTTCTGTCGTGATAGCAGTTTTGGATACAGGTGTGGATTACCGACATGAAGATCTCCAGGGCAATATCTGGGTAAATCCAGGGGAAGATATTGATGGCGATGGCATTCCGGAGGTAAGCGACCAAAACGGTTTGGATGATGATGGAAACGGGTTTGTCGATGACATCATCGGGTGGGATTTTGCAAATAATGACAACAATCCTTTTGATGATCATGGACATGGGACCCACGTTGCAGGCACAATTGCGGGACGTGGTAATAATGGTGTCGGTATAACAGGGGTGAGCTGGGATGCCAAAATTATGCCTCTGAAATTCATGCGTGCAAATGGCGCCGGTCTTACCTCTGACGCAATTCGCGCAATAGAGTATTACACACACAAAGGTATAAGGATATCGAATAATAGCTGGGGAGGGGCTCCTTTTTCCCTCTTTTTATTTGAAGCAGTTCAGGCTTCAAAAGGTCTGTTTGTTGCAGCTGCCGGGAATGACGGAACCAATAACGATATTTTTCCTCATTACCCATCCGATCTTAAACTTGAAAATGTAATATCCGTGGCTGCCACTACAGATAAAGATCAACTGGCTTTTTTTTCAAACCGTGGAACGAATTCGGTAGATTTAGCAGCTCCAGGGAGCAATATCCTGAGCACAATACCAGGTGGTCTTTACCGTTTTATGAGTGGCACTTCCATGGCAGCACCACATGTGTCAGGGGTTGCTGGATTGCTCCTTGCACAAGACAATAGTTTGACGATAGATGAAATGAAATGGAGGATATTAAAGGGCGCTGATAATAAGGGACTTTTTGTTTTGACTGGGGGCAGGTTGAATGCGCGAAATACCCTTAATTTTGGCCTTGTACCGCCTGAAATTATGGTAACAGCTACTGCTCTGGGACCGGTAACGGTTTCTCCCGGTGACACTGTCTCCTATACCATTGCATTTGCTAACACAAGCGCTTCTGAAAAATCGGCACAAATCAAGGTGTTTGTCCAGATTCCAAATGGAAGGCTTCTTGATCTTAACGGTCCTGAAATGATTACCCTGTCTGCGGGGGAGGTTGTTAATGAAAATTTTTCACAGGATTTACCGTTACATGCACCTCTGGGTATGTATACGCTTTTCGGGCAGATTTTATCGTCAGACAGTTTTGATGAAGATCAGATAGAGTATGAAGTTGTGCCGTAGTTGCTGTTTGATATAACCATTTTCCAAAATTGCGCGAGGAGCCGTATGGTAAAGCACAGACAACCCGTCATTGCCCTCTTAACAGACTTCGGCGCTCAAGACGCGTATGTGGGTATCATGAAAGGTGTTATCGCGGCAATAAATCCGCAGAGTAGCATAATTGACATATGTCATTCCATCCCTCCACAGGACATATTCCAGGGGGCATACCTGTTGTATACAGCGTATAAATATTTCCCGAAAGATACTATCCACGTAGCGGTTGTCGACCCGGGTGTTGGAAGCGAACGGGACATCGTGTGCGTTCATACAAAAGATTACCTATTTCTTGCTCCCGATAACGGGATCCTAGGCTTTATTCTCCCGCATGAAAGGCCGCAAACCATTGTGAGAATTACCAATAAAAAATATTTCCTGCCATCCCCGAGTACGACTTTTCATGGCCGGGACATCTTTGCGCCTGTTGCGGCTCACTTATCTCTTGGTGTAAAGTTACAACAGCTTGGCATAGAAACTGATCACCTGAATACACTGTGCTTGCCCATGCCTCGTAAAAAAAGGAAAGGGGGCATTGAGGGCGAGGTAATTGCTATTGACCGATTTGGAAACCTTATCACGAATATAACGAAGGATTACTTGAAAGGATTGAAGTGTCCTCAGAGAAACATCGGAATCCTCATTGGAAAAAGAAAGATAACAGGACTCGGCAAGTCCTATGCAGAGGCTAATATAGGTATGCCGTTAGCTCTCTTTGGAAGTTCAGGATTTCTTGAGGTTTCTATAAATCAGGGAAATGCGGGGAAATATTTTAAGGTTGAAAAAGGGGCAAAGGTCGCTATTGATGGTACTCTGTTGTAATCGTCTATTGAAAAATATATTTTTTGGGCTAAAATGGGACAGAATTTTCCACGCCTTTTTTAAAGGAGAACGAGTATGAATACAGAGTTCAAACATTGTTCACGCAGAAAATTTTTAAAGCACACAGCCCTTGGTGTTGCTGGATTTGGGATAGGATTTAGCGGGTTTGAAAGTTTACAGTGGGCAATCGGGTCGGATAAACAACCCGTAACTGTTGAAAAAAGCAGGGTAATCGCAACAAGAAACGCAGGTATTATGAAAAAGGGAAAACCTGACCCTGA containing:
- a CDS encoding adenosine-specific kinase → MEIKTVVMNIPEGANIIIGQTHFIKTVEDLYEVMVSTVPGITFGIAFCEASGPLLVRVEGNDDHFREVATQNACAIAAGHIFVVLLKNAFPINVLNAIKACSEVCSIFCATANPVQAIVAETEQGRGIMGVIDGFSPKGVETENDVQARKELLRKIGYKR
- the ftcD gene encoding glutamate formimidoyltransferase, with product MKRIVECVPNFSEGRDTGKIGRIAGEIEKVREVKLLNVESDVDYNRTVITFGGDPEAVKEAAFSAIEMAAEVIDMSLQKGAHPRIGATDVCPFIPVLQVSMEECVRLARSLGKEVGERLGIPVYLYGDAAIFPERYLLSDIRKGEYESLPEKLKDKRWQPDYGPMEYNSHIKRTGATVIGTRNILIAYNINLGTEDVTIARKIAEAVRTSGTVKTNEKGEKKCIPGKLKEVQAMGVYLKEEHIVQVSMNLLDFEETPPHVAFEEVKRQALFFGVEVTGSEVIGLIPKEALLQAGQFYSGDQSEEKLIQTAIEKLGLHQLNRFIPEKKIIEYMLK
- a CDS encoding protoglobin domain-containing protein; the protein is MEEQIESGKDLIISEEERQRRKAYLNFVDGDVMLLKELNGLIHQHADDIVNQFYNHLLIFPETRAFLAGEEIIKKVKRTQKEYLLMLTAGEYDEKYFDHRINVGKVHDRIQLYPKWYIGAYSLYHRLLFSLIIDTYKEQPEKLKDYIVVLDKITNLDMQLTMDTYIHSYHAALQEKVRLTEIQNERVIAANMAKSEFLANMSHELRTPLNAIIGFSEVLRDKLCGELNDEQLDFVMDIYSSGKHLLQMINEILDLAKVESGKLELHCEEFAIGDTIDAVLVTLTSLISKKKLSLKKNIHNFSEKLFADIVKFKQVLYNLLSNAIKFTPEGGKISIHTKLFTDKERGDFLEVAVADTGIGIAQEDFPNVFVEFKQIDSSYSRK
- a CDS encoding response regulator, which produces MDREQPSVYDAPTRPIEQRKNGKEEVLSVEKGKGQETILVVEDDRKTSELICLFLNKSGYKTITAFDGEEALQKARVEKPFAITLDVMLPKKDGWEVLKELKEDSEVKDIPVLVISAVDNTDIGFGLGAADYICKPISRSELLSKLTSCGIPPLMNENHTKVLIIANEPDQFESFGSPLVSEGYEVIKAYGGKEGIDKVSLCKPDIILLDLMAKEVNGFEVIDKLKTSSETCSIPIIVITDMELTSEDKKKLNHDVSLIVEKNKYSMERFLNDITALKRQ
- a CDS encoding S8 family serine peptidase; the protein is MNIFKRNMVFLFSSFLSVALFFSVSQVFSQQNISDFTSEEILVKFTHGTRSQDKEAINNQIGAKILNHMKLIDVYHLKLPSEVTVESALSRYRKHPLVEHAEPNYLQRIVQTIPNDSSLDQLWGLNNTGQTGGIHDADIDAFEAWDVATGDSSVVIAVLDTGVDYRHEDLQGNIWVNPGEDIDGDGIPEVSDQNGLDDDGNGFVDDIIGWDFANNDNNPFDDHGHGTHVAGTIAGRGNNGVGITGVSWDAKIMPLKFMRANGAGLTSDAIRAIEYYTHKGIRISNNSWGGAPFSLFLFEAVQASKGLFVAAAGNDGTNNDIFPHYPSDLKLENVISVAATTDKDQLAFFSNRGTNSVDLAAPGSNILSTIPGGLYRFMSGTSMAAPHVSGVAGLLLAQDNSLTIDEMKWRILKGADNKGLFVLTGGRLNARNTLNFGLVPPEIMVTATALGPVTVSPGDTVSYTIAFANTSASEKSAQIKVFVQIPNGRLLDLNGPEMITLSAGEVVNENFSQDLPLHAPLGMYTLFGQILSSDSFDEDQIEYEVVP
- a CDS encoding SAM-dependent chlorinase/fluorinase; this encodes MVKHRQPVIALLTDFGAQDAYVGIMKGVIAAINPQSSIIDICHSIPPQDIFQGAYLLYTAYKYFPKDTIHVAVVDPGVGSERDIVCVHTKDYLFLAPDNGILGFILPHERPQTIVRITNKKYFLPSPSTTFHGRDIFAPVAAHLSLGVKLQQLGIETDHLNTLCLPMPRKKRKGGIEGEVIAIDRFGNLITNITKDYLKGLKCPQRNIGILIGKRKITGLGKSYAEANIGMPLALFGSSGFLEVSINQGNAGKYFKVEKGAKVAIDGTLL